A genomic segment from Diospyros lotus cultivar Yz01 chromosome 5, ASM1463336v1, whole genome shotgun sequence encodes:
- the LOC127801264 gene encoding uncharacterized protein LOC127801264, with amino-acid sequence MAGTMHAKSDSEVTSLDASSPPRSPRRPLYYVQSPSQHDVEKMSYYGSSPFASPPHPYHCSPIHHSRESSTSRLSASLKNPAAWKRLHRRHPRAGDDDSDDDDNDSRGSGGHAMRFYAACFVLAFVVLFTIFSLILWAASAPYKPKIFVTSMVFHSFNLQAGIDQTGVPTDMLSLNSTVRIFYRNPATFFGVHVTSTPFELFYYQLRLASGQMKKFYVTRKSGHAVVTVVSGSQVPLYGGVPLLSAARDHLKSISVPLNLTLEIRSRAYVLGKLVKPKFYRRIMCGVTLKGNHLGKHLHLTDSCVYS; translated from the exons ATGGCGGGGACTATGCATGCGAAATCGGACTCTGAGGTGACGAGCCTGGACGCCTCGTCGCCTCCGCGCTCGCCTCGCCGTCCGCTCTACTACGTGCAGAGCCCGTCGCAGCACGATGTCGAGAAGATGTCATACTACGGCTCAAGCCCCTTCGCCTCTCCGCCCCACCCCTACCACTGCTCCCCCATTCACCATTCCCGCGAGTCCTCCACCTCCCGCCTTTCTGCCTCCCTCAAGAACCCCGCCGCCTGGAAGAGGCTCCACCGCCGCCACCCCCGCGCCGGCGATGACGACAGCGATGACGACGACAACGACTCCCGGGGCTCCGGCGGCCACGCCATGCGGTTCTACGCGGCCTGCTTCGTCCTCGCGTTCGTGGTTCTGTTCACCATCTTCTCTTTGATTCTGTGGGCTGCCAGTGCTCCTTACAAACCGAAAATCTTCGTCACG AGCATGGTGTTCCACAGCTTCAACCTTCAGGCGGGCATTGATCAGACGGGGGTTCCGACCGACATGCTGAGCCTGAATTCGACGGTCAGGATCTTCTACAGGAACCCCGCAACTTTCTTCGGCGTGCACGTAACGTCTACTCCATTTGAGCTTTTCTATTACCAGCTCAGGCTGGCTTCTGGACAA ATGAAGAAGTTCTATGTGACAAGGAAGAGCGGGCACGCAGTTGTCACTGTGGTTTCCGGGAGTCAGGTGCCATTATATGGGGGAGTTCCGCTTCTTAGTGCAGCTAGAGATCACCTCAAGAGCATATCAGTGCCACTTAATCTGACTCTTGAAATCAGGTCAAGAGCCTACGTCTTGGGAAAGCTAGTTAAGCCCAAGTTTTACAGGCGAATCATGTGTGGAGTCACTCTAAAGGGAAACCATCTGGGCAAGCATCTCCATCTGACTGACTCTTGTGTCTACAGTTAA